A genomic window from Sorex araneus isolate mSorAra2 chromosome 2, mSorAra2.pri, whole genome shotgun sequence includes:
- the SPTSSB gene encoding serine palmitoyltransferase small subunit B produces MEFRQVKNYLSWLYYQYQIISCCAVLEPWERSMFNTILLTIFAMVVYTAYVFIPIHIRLAWEFFSKMCGFHNTISN; encoded by the coding sequence ATGGAGTTCAGACAAGTGAAGAACTATTTATCCTGGCTCTACTATCAATACCAAATAATTAGCTGTTGTGCTGTCTTAGAGCCCTGGGAACGATCCATGTTTAATACTATATTACTTACTATTTTTGCTATGGTGGTATACACTGCCTATGTTTTTATTCCAATCCACATTCGCCTGGCTTGGGAATTTTTCTCCAAAATGTGTGGCTTTCACAATACAATTTCTAATTGA